TTGGAAGCTATTTTAAGTGAAAGGGTCACATAATAGTTACTTATTTGCGTGATGTTTGCATTAGTTTAGCGAGTGTAAATGAAAAGATAGCAACGACACCAATTGCAGAACCAACTAACATCCATCTTTGAGTATCATCCATCTTGGaagtatttttatcatcatcaggGAACCCAATGGTTCCATTTAATGGCATTAAAGCCGTGTCTGCGATAGTAACAAATAATTCGTTTAATGAACTTGGCCAAGCTGATGATATATGTAATGGATGAGCCAAGGACAAACTTTCTGCAAGTTCATCTGGTTGAGTATCACACcgttgttgttgtttatCAAGATCGGCCTTACAAGCTACAAATATCACGGGAACTTTGTTTAAATGGGTATGCTTAGTTAATAGTTCAAtcaaatatgaaaatgattcaGGATCGCTTGAATCATATAGAAGGCACAGAACATCACatttatctaatttttccTTATTTTCCAGGATTGCTTCCTCCTGTTCCCCTAATTCTTGTAAGATGAGATAGCACTGTTTACCACCTTTCATTTCAAGACTATTAACTGCGATTTTAGGTCTTATGGTGGGAGAATATACATCTGAAAACGTCCTGGCAAGAAATGATTCTAATATAGAACTCTTACCACAATGAGGTTTCCCCACtataaaacaattgaaaacaGTTCGATCTGTGACTGGTGCTCTATAAGCTTTCCCCAACCGCCTCCTAATCTTTCTAGGCCTGGTAATTTGGAGAGCCACTTTTgcatcttcttcaaatcCAAAATATACAAGATATGCAGTTGTCACTTTATAATCAATGAAAGTTGTCATACTCCATTGGGCCAGCCATCCTTGTAAAGTTATAAAAGAACGGTTGTTTACAACTGTAGATAACGGGAAATTGGAGGATGACCAGAGTTTAGGAATCCCTGGTGTACTtgtgaataaaaataataattcctGGTCATTCAAACCACCGTCATTatctttatcaaatttcaaaaataaatctactAGGAATCTATAACCCTTTGAACTCAATTCCACACTAGAAGTTGAAGGCACAGTCAATATTGGTGaaagtattttattatcaattgaaagTGAATTAGTATAATTAAACGCTCTTAAAATTGCCCAAGTAGTCTCATGTCTTCCTTGTTCAGCATATTGTTTATTTAAAGCTAAAAATCCATCTCTTGTCATACCTTTATTAggaacaaataataattgtaagGAATATTCTTCTCTTGTAACTGAAAGGTTAAATAGCGTCTCTTTCatgaaatttaattcattgatatcaattttttttttaaaactatttcttttgtaatttataatttcatcatcatttaaaaacCCATCTTGATCATTATctgataagaaaaaaatacgaTCTAAAGCGGCAATAGCTAAAGGTTTTAATTCACTTGTTCTTGAATCTAATAATGGTGCAATTGGATGAGCTACTGCTCTCTGGCAAAGATAAAACGTTTGATTAATTCCAGCTTGCATTTTAGCGCTTGCTTGAATACAAGtttctatttctttaaaatttgcCATTATAGGTAGAAACTCGtcatcttcaatttttcgATTCAATGGCATTGATTCATTCTCAAGGTAATcacatttatttttacacAATACAACTGGTAAGTTTAAACCTAAAGACCGAAATGTGGTAATCCAATACATTGATAATCTTTCGTAAGATTCATAATCACTATAAACTAACCAAAGTACATCAGCACTTTTTAACTCTCTTTGTAATTGTTctggattattattatctgtATCAACCAATATTGTATTCTTTGGAGAATATggatttgaagaaaaatcttTAGGGATTGTTACTTGCGGTAGTACTTTCTGAACATTGGGTATAAATCTACCTTTTACCAACGATATAATTAAACTGGACTTCCCAACACCATGGTCACCACATACTACAACTTTAATCGTTTCTTTAGACATTATGATATAGTATAGTTTATGTGAATGAGAATTTACAACACATCAAACCGGGTGATAATTACTTTTGTTACTActtttgttattaattttgttctacttttttttattaattctttattttacaACACAACCTTAAATTTTACTTAACAAATCGGGTCCCTgtttattcaataataaaaatatatggtaggataattatttatgtaagtttaaaatataatacagTAATAAGTAAatagtaaatatatatacatataacTATGTATAAAAGTATAAAAGTATAAATGCAAAAAGGATATTCATGATTGATTGTTCGTTAATATAAAGTTACACCAGGATTGGGAGAAAAATACCTGGAAATAAGATATGAATGTATAATTTGTATTTCATTGT
This genomic stretch from Henningerozyma blattae CBS 6284 chromosome 1, complete genome harbors:
- the GEM1 gene encoding ERMES complex Ca(2+)-binding regulatory GTPase GEM1 (similar to Saccharomyces cerevisiae GEM1 (YAL048C); ancestral locus Anc_7.19), with the protein product MSKETIKVVVCGDHGVGKSSLIISLVKGRFIPNVQKVLPQVTIPKDFSSNPYSPKNTILVDTDNNNPEQLQRELKSADVLWLVYSDYESYERLSMYWITTFRSLGLNLPVVLCKNKCDYLENESMPLNRKIEDDEFLPIMANFKEIETCIQASAKMQAGINQTFYLCQRAVAHPIAPLLDSRTSELKPLAIAALDRIFFLSDNDQDGFLNDDEIINYKRNSFKKKIDINELNFMKETLFNLSVTREEYSLQLLFVPNKGMTRDGFLALNKQYAEQGRHETTWAILRAFNYTNSLSIDNKILSPILTVPSTSSVELSSKGYRFLVDLFLKFDKDNDGGLNDQELLFLFTSTPGIPKLWSSSNFPLSTVVNNRSFITLQGWLAQWSMTTFIDYKVTTAYLVYFGFEEDAKVALQITRPRKIRRRLGKAYRAPVTDRTVFNCFIVGKPHCGKSSILESFLARTFSDVYSPTIRPKIAVNSLEMKGGKQCYLILQELGEQEEAILENKEKLDKCDVLCLLYDSSDPESFSYLIELLTKHTHLNKVPVIFVACKADLDKQQQRCDTQPDELAESLSLAHPLHISSAWPSSLNELFVTIADTALMPLNGTIGFPDDDKNTSKMDDTQRWMLVGSAIGVVAIFSFTLAKLMQTSRK